Proteins encoded within one genomic window of uncultured Sphingopyxis sp.:
- the rpmF gene encoding 50S ribosomal protein L32: MAVPKRKTSPSKRGMRRSHDSLKVEAFQECPNCGELKRPHNLCNACGHYNGREVVSVGA, translated from the coding sequence ATGGCCGTTCCCAAGCGAAAAACCTCGCCCTCGAAGCGCGGCATGCGTCGCAGCCACGACAGCCTGAAGGTCGAAGCCTTTCAGGAATGCCCGAATTGCGGCGAGCTGAAGCGCCCGCACAACCTCTGCAACGCCTGCGGCCATTATAACGGCCGCGAAGTGGTGTCGGTCGGCGCGTAA
- a CDS encoding MAPEG family protein, whose protein sequence is MIILPISLTIAAGAALLNLWLALRVGRVRTKEKVFIGDGGNDLLTRRMRAHSNFVENTAFVLILLALVELGLGSSMWLWGVGALYLVARILHALGMDGMLWGRMVGTIVTMLTQLGLALGALAIVYLTPTGVTTTAIETVAATPR, encoded by the coding sequence ATGATCATCTTGCCGATCAGCCTGACGATCGCCGCCGGAGCGGCGCTGCTCAACCTGTGGCTCGCGCTCCGCGTCGGCCGCGTGCGGACGAAGGAAAAGGTCTTCATCGGCGACGGCGGCAACGATCTCCTCACCCGGCGGATGCGCGCGCACAGCAATTTCGTCGAAAACACCGCCTTCGTACTGATCCTGCTCGCGCTCGTCGAATTGGGCCTCGGCTCGTCGATGTGGCTGTGGGGCGTCGGCGCGCTCTATCTCGTCGCGCGCATCCTGCACGCACTCGGCATGGACGGGATGTTGTGGGGCCGCATGGTCGGCACGATCGTCACCATGCTCACCCAGCTCGGCCTCGCGCTCGGTGCGCTCGCGATCGTCTATCTGACCCCGACCGGCGTGACGACGACCGCGATCGAAACGGTCGCGGCAACGCCGCGCTGA
- a CDS encoding integration host factor subunit alpha codes for MTAGTLTRADIASRINQQIGLSRNESAAIVESILDHMSDALAVGQNVKISGFGTFVLRDKAQRIGRNPKTGVEVPILPRRVMTFRASQSMRARVAGK; via the coding sequence ATGACCGCAGGGACGCTCACGCGAGCCGACATCGCCAGCCGCATCAACCAGCAGATCGGACTGTCGCGCAATGAATCGGCGGCGATCGTCGAATCGATTCTGGATCATATGTCCGACGCGCTTGCGGTCGGGCAGAATGTGAAGATTTCGGGCTTCGGCACCTTCGTGCTGCGCGACAAGGCGCAGCGGATCGGCCGCAATCCCAAGACGGGGGTCGAAGTGCCGATCCTGCCGCGGCGCGTGATGACCTTTCGCGCCAGCCAGTCGATGCGAGCGCGCGTTGCCGGAAAATAG
- a CDS encoding retropepsin-like aspartic protease, whose product MAVAITAVSVGVASVAGRSTGDGDGARATAETPGGGNWTTQRSRRGGWSSASAPAAAGGEVRLGRSGDSHFYADTEVDGTHIRMMVDSGASIVALTRRDAEAIGMDVDSLPIGGMARTAGGDVPMRTVTLDSIVVEGIEVRQVPAAVVDADMGVSLLGQSFLAKLDAVSVEGDMMTLR is encoded by the coding sequence TTGGCGGTCGCCATCACGGCGGTGTCGGTCGGCGTGGCGAGCGTCGCCGGCCGCTCGACGGGCGATGGCGACGGTGCGCGGGCGACGGCGGAGACGCCGGGCGGCGGCAATTGGACGACGCAGCGGAGCAGGCGTGGCGGTTGGTCGTCGGCTTCCGCTCCGGCAGCGGCGGGCGGCGAAGTGCGCCTCGGCCGGTCGGGCGACTCGCATTTCTATGCCGACACCGAAGTCGACGGCACCCATATCCGCATGATGGTCGACAGCGGCGCGTCGATCGTCGCGCTGACGCGCCGCGATGCCGAGGCGATCGGGATGGACGTCGACAGCCTGCCGATCGGCGGTATGGCGCGCACCGCGGGCGGCGACGTGCCGATGCGCACGGTGACGCTGGACAGCATCGTGGTCGAGGGGATCGAGGTGCGGCAGGTGCCGGCGGCGGTGGTCGATGCCGACATGGGCGTCTCGCTGCTGGGGCAGAGTTTTCTGGCGAAGCTCGATGCGGTGAGTGTCGAAGGCGATATGATGACGCTGCGTTGA
- the plsX gene encoding phosphate acyltransferase PlsX, producing the protein MVLTPRIAIDAMGGDVGVRMMLAGAAMARHKHDGLRFILVGDEERIKAALDNHPNLRAASEILHTDGVVSGEDKPSQALRKAKSTSMGLAIDAVKRGDAGGAVSAGNTGALMAMAKLALRTMPGIDRPALAALLPTLGDNDVVMLDLGANTDCDANNLIQFAVMGAAYARTAMGLEKPRVALLNIGTEELKGTGEIRDAAARLREAHGLPMQFTGFIEGDKLSRGEVDVVVHDGFSGNIALKTIEGTARFVTDLLRRAFTSSTRSKIGFLISRPATELLRHHLDPNNHNGAVFLGLNGVVLKSHGSADAKGVANCVHLCAELIEKDITRQVTEDLANFRSGDAA; encoded by the coding sequence ATGGTACTGACACCGCGAATCGCAATCGATGCGATGGGCGGTGACGTCGGCGTGCGCATGATGCTCGCCGGCGCCGCGATGGCGCGCCACAAGCACGACGGCCTCCGCTTCATCCTCGTCGGCGACGAGGAGCGGATCAAGGCGGCGCTCGACAATCACCCGAACCTGCGCGCGGCGTCGGAGATCCTCCACACCGACGGCGTGGTGTCGGGCGAGGACAAGCCGAGCCAGGCGCTGCGCAAGGCGAAGAGCACCTCGATGGGGCTCGCGATCGACGCGGTGAAGCGTGGCGACGCCGGCGGCGCCGTGTCGGCGGGCAACACCGGTGCTTTAATGGCAATGGCGAAGCTCGCGCTGCGCACGATGCCGGGGATCGACCGGCCGGCGCTCGCGGCGCTGCTGCCGACGCTCGGCGACAATGACGTCGTGATGCTCGACCTCGGCGCCAATACCGATTGCGACGCCAATAATCTGATCCAGTTCGCGGTCATGGGCGCGGCCTATGCGCGCACCGCGATGGGGCTGGAAAAACCGCGCGTCGCCTTGCTCAACATCGGCACCGAGGAGCTGAAGGGTACCGGTGAGATTCGCGACGCCGCGGCGCGGCTGCGCGAGGCGCACGGGCTGCCGATGCAGTTCACCGGCTTTATCGAGGGCGACAAATTGTCGCGCGGCGAGGTCGATGTCGTCGTGCATGACGGCTTTTCGGGCAATATCGCATTGAAGACGATCGAGGGAACGGCGCGTTTCGTCACCGACCTGCTCCGCCGCGCCTTTACCAGCTCGACGCGCTCGAAGATCGGCTTCCTGATCTCGCGCCCCGCAACCGAGCTGCTGCGCCACCATCTCGACCCCAATAATCACAATGGCGCGGTGTTCCTCGGCCTCAACGGCGTGGTGCTCAAGAGCCATGGCAGCGCCGATGCCAAGGGGGTCGCGAACTGCGTCCACCTCTGCGCCGAGCTGATCGAAAAGGATATTACGCGTCAGGTGACCGAGGATCTCGCGAATTTCCGCAGCGGCGACGCGGCATGA
- a CDS encoding ATP-dependent DNA helicase encodes MALDPLTLPAIHASHIGIWIADTHGRVQRVGRGEAIAAVAATPHLLIGAPLTGDRLGYPELSGLDLLELFAFLYPARFAVPTPAGIAAAVGLTPPKAEEDIAAFLPKAAAAMLASLTDPDWPEREGAWHGVEALARQRWPWAPLVQPRLARPDASERWLFARLPEWEEQSPRGAPRQVTIDEADVAARLDRLTGDGAERRPGQQDYARATAAIFAPRERKDAPQMLVAEAGTGIGKTLGYLAPAKQWIDQSAGSVCISTFTKALQRQLSRETERLYPDAATHREKVVVRKGRENYLCLLNLEDALQGGFSGRAAILAQLVARWAAYTRDGDMIGGDLPGWLPALFRRNGTTALTDRRGECIYAGCPHFRKCFIEHSARAATQADIVIANHALTMVQAARPRDGGAPATRLIFDEGHHLWDAADSMFAAALTGQEAVEIRRWVLGPEGKSRGRRRGLAARLADVASYDEAGDKAIQAAIHAAAELPGDGWLGRLSENEPWGAIERLLVAVHAMVYARGIDSRTADSGYGLETELADPDPELVTAAASASDAIEALLRPLMALGKRLEALIEDPPDWLDGQARARVDGARHSLGTRIDTLGGWLSLLGRVGGPADPDFVDWLAVDRYDGREYDCGLHRHWLDPARPIAEVVYRPAQGVLVTSATLRGGGHGSGAKGTGGWTDADIRTGARHMDGGVQHFAVPSPFDYARQSEVLIVTDIARGDLPALAGAYSRLIEASGGGALGLFSAIRRLRIVHSRIADRLARAGLPLFAQHVDPLDTGTLVDIFRADPHASLLGTDALRDGVDVPGDSLRLVVMEGVPWPRPTILHAARRAAQGGSAYDDMVIRARIGQAFGRLIRRADDFGQFVMLSPSFPSRLLSAFPEGTPIRRLPLDEAVNHVAAANVERRKSAFPAFSPS; translated from the coding sequence TTCTCTATCCCGCGCGCTTCGCGGTGCCGACCCCGGCGGGAATCGCCGCCGCCGTCGGGCTGACGCCGCCCAAGGCCGAGGAAGACATCGCCGCCTTCCTGCCTAAAGCGGCGGCCGCGATGCTCGCCAGCCTCACCGATCCCGACTGGCCCGAACGCGAAGGCGCGTGGCACGGCGTCGAAGCACTGGCGCGCCAGCGCTGGCCTTGGGCGCCGCTCGTCCAGCCGCGCCTCGCCCGCCCCGACGCGAGCGAACGCTGGCTCTTCGCGCGCCTCCCCGAGTGGGAGGAGCAATCGCCGCGAGGCGCGCCGCGCCAAGTGACGATCGACGAAGCTGACGTCGCCGCGCGGCTCGACCGGCTCACCGGCGACGGCGCCGAGCGCCGCCCCGGACAACAAGATTACGCCCGCGCGACCGCCGCAATCTTCGCCCCGCGCGAGCGCAAGGACGCGCCGCAGATGCTCGTCGCCGAAGCCGGCACCGGCATCGGCAAGACCTTGGGCTATCTCGCCCCCGCCAAACAATGGATCGACCAGTCGGCGGGCAGCGTCTGCATCTCGACCTTCACCAAGGCGCTGCAACGCCAGCTATCGCGCGAGACCGAGCGGCTCTACCCCGACGCCGCGACGCACCGCGAAAAAGTCGTCGTGCGCAAGGGCCGCGAAAACTACCTCTGCCTGCTCAACCTCGAGGACGCATTGCAAGGCGGTTTTTCGGGGCGCGCCGCAATCCTCGCGCAGCTCGTCGCGCGCTGGGCGGCCTATACGCGCGACGGCGACATGATCGGCGGCGACCTTCCCGGCTGGCTCCCCGCGCTGTTCCGCCGCAACGGCACCACCGCGCTCACCGACCGGCGCGGCGAGTGCATCTATGCGGGCTGCCCGCATTTCCGCAAATGCTTCATCGAACATTCGGCGCGCGCCGCGACGCAGGCCGACATCGTCATCGCCAATCATGCGCTGACGATGGTGCAGGCGGCGCGCCCGCGCGACGGCGGCGCTCCCGCCACCCGCCTGATCTTCGACGAGGGCCATCATCTCTGGGACGCCGCCGACAGCATGTTCGCCGCCGCGCTCACCGGACAGGAAGCGGTCGAAATCCGCCGCTGGGTGCTCGGCCCCGAGGGCAAGTCGCGCGGGCGGCGGCGCGGGCTCGCCGCGCGCCTCGCCGATGTCGCGAGCTATGACGAGGCCGGCGACAAGGCGATTCAGGCGGCGATCCACGCCGCCGCCGAACTCCCCGGCGATGGCTGGCTCGGCCGCCTGTCCGAAAACGAGCCATGGGGTGCGATCGAGCGGCTGCTCGTCGCGGTGCACGCCATGGTCTATGCGCGCGGCATCGACAGCCGCACCGCCGACAGCGGTTACGGCCTCGAAACCGAGCTCGCCGATCCCGACCCCGAACTCGTCACCGCCGCCGCGAGCGCGAGCGACGCGATCGAGGCGCTGCTCCGCCCGCTGATGGCGCTCGGCAAAAGGCTCGAGGCGTTGATCGAGGACCCGCCCGACTGGCTCGACGGACAAGCGCGCGCGAGGGTCGATGGCGCGCGCCACAGCCTCGGCACGCGCATCGACACATTGGGCGGCTGGCTGTCGCTGCTCGGGCGCGTCGGCGGCCCCGCCGACCCCGATTTCGTCGACTGGCTCGCGGTCGACCGCTACGACGGGCGCGAATATGATTGCGGCCTCCACCGCCACTGGCTCGACCCCGCGCGCCCGATCGCCGAGGTCGTCTACCGCCCGGCCCAAGGCGTGCTCGTCACCTCGGCGACCTTGCGCGGCGGCGGCCATGGCAGCGGCGCCAAAGGAACCGGCGGCTGGACCGACGCCGACATCCGCACCGGCGCGCGCCACATGGACGGCGGCGTCCAGCATTTCGCGGTGCCGAGCCCCTTCGATTATGCGCGCCAGTCCGAGGTGCTGATCGTCACCGACATCGCGCGCGGCGATCTGCCCGCGCTCGCCGGCGCCTACAGCCGGCTCATCGAGGCGTCGGGGGGCGGCGCACTCGGGCTGTTCAGCGCGATCCGGCGGCTGCGCATCGTCCATTCGCGCATCGCCGACCGGCTCGCGCGCGCGGGACTGCCGCTCTTCGCGCAGCATGTCGATCCGCTCGACACCGGCACGCTCGTCGACATCTTTCGCGCCGACCCGCACGCCTCGCTGCTCGGCACCGATGCGCTGCGCGACGGCGTCGACGTGCCTGGCGATTCGCTCCGGCTCGTCGTGATGGAGGGCGTGCCATGGCCGCGCCCCACCATCCTCCACGCGGCGCGGCGCGCGGCGCAGGGCGGCAGCGCCTATGACGACATGGTGATCCGCGCGCGCATCGGACAGGCGTTCGGCCGCCTGATCCGCCGCGCCGACGATTTCGGCCAGTTTGTGATGCTCTCGCCCAGCTTTCCCTCGCGGCTGCTTAGCGCCTTTCCCGAAGGCACCCCGATCCGCCGCCTGCCGCTCGACGAAGCGGTCAATCATGTCGCCGCGGCGAATGTGGAAAGAAGGAAAAGCGCCTTTCCCGCCTTTTCACCGTCATAA
- a CDS encoding MBL fold metallo-hydrolase: MNDPNPPANPPMRAAIVPVTAFQQNCTLLWCTATNKAAFVDPGGDLPKLKEAVRQTGVEVEKILVTHGHMDHCGQAGMLAKELGVPIEGPHEDDLFWIERFAEDGARFGMVGEPFEPDRWLVDGDRVTVGDLAIDVIHCPGHTPGHVVFHHAPSKLAIVGDVIFQGSIGRTDFPRGNHQQLLDSITRKLWPLGGDTTFLPGHGAHSNFAHERRTNPFVSDMALGTT, encoded by the coding sequence ATGAATGATCCCAATCCTCCCGCCAATCCCCCGATGCGCGCGGCGATCGTGCCGGTCACCGCCTTTCAGCAGAATTGCACCTTGCTGTGGTGTACCGCGACCAACAAGGCGGCGTTCGTCGATCCCGGCGGCGACCTGCCCAAGCTGAAGGAAGCGGTGCGGCAGACGGGGGTGGAGGTCGAGAAGATCCTCGTCACTCACGGCCATATGGATCATTGCGGGCAGGCCGGGATGCTCGCCAAGGAACTAGGCGTGCCGATCGAGGGGCCGCACGAGGACGACCTCTTCTGGATCGAGCGTTTCGCCGAGGATGGCGCGCGCTTCGGCATGGTCGGCGAGCCGTTCGAGCCCGACCGCTGGCTGGTCGATGGCGACAGGGTGACGGTCGGCGATCTCGCGATCGACGTCATCCACTGTCCGGGGCACACGCCGGGGCACGTCGTCTTTCACCATGCGCCGTCGAAGCTCGCGATCGTCGGCGACGTGATCTTTCAGGGATCGATCGGACGCACCGATTTTCCGCGCGGCAATCACCAGCAATTGCTCGATTCGATCACGCGGAAATTGTGGCCGCTTGGCGGCGATACGACCTTTCTGCCCGGGCACGGCGCGCACAGCAATTTCGCGCACGAACGGCGGACCAACCCGTTCGTGAGCGATATGGCTTTGGGGACGACATAA
- a CDS encoding MerR family transcriptional regulator, with translation MAGDDGKAAGAMLAIGELAVRIGVPTHVLRYWETRFPQLKPLQRSGRRRYYRAEDVALAERIHHLLHVQGFTVEGARKALSEPGAVPAPRAASMHETLEAAAPARGAGIPVEALVALRQRLAAALG, from the coding sequence ATGGCGGGTGATGACGGCAAGGCGGCGGGCGCCATGCTGGCGATCGGCGAACTGGCGGTGCGGATCGGGGTGCCGACGCATGTGCTCAGATATTGGGAAACGCGTTTCCCGCAATTGAAGCCGCTCCAGCGCTCGGGCCGCCGCCGCTATTACCGCGCCGAGGATGTCGCGCTCGCCGAGCGCATCCACCATTTGCTGCATGTGCAGGGATTCACGGTCGAGGGCGCGCGTAAGGCGCTGTCAGAGCCGGGCGCCGTGCCCGCGCCGCGCGCCGCGTCGATGCACGAGACGCTTGAGGCTGCGGCACCGGCGCGAGGGGCTGGCATTCCAGTTGAAGCGCTCGTCGCGCTGCGCCAGCGGCTGGCCGCGGCGCTAGGTTGA
- a CDS encoding beta-ketoacyl-ACP synthase III, translating into MTLRAVLTGTGSALPRTRVSNDELASRVDTSDEWIVERTGIRFRHIAEPDETTATLGADAARQALAAAGLEPADIGLIIVATATPDNTFPASATKVQALLGAPDCIAFDVAAVCSGFLYAVSVADSMLRTGAAKHALVIGSETFSRILDWEDRTTCVLFGDGAGAVVLSAEEVADDRGILATRLHAEGKYSDMLYVDGGPSTTGTVGHVRMQGREVFRHAVTNLASVLAEVMEEIGLSAEEIDWVVPHQANKRIIDATAKKLGLPAERVVLTVDQHANTSAASVPLALDLAVRDGRIKRGDLVVLEAMGGGFTWGAAVLRV; encoded by the coding sequence ATGACGCTGCGCGCTGTCCTGACCGGCACTGGATCGGCGCTGCCGCGCACGCGCGTGTCGAACGACGAGCTCGCCAGCCGCGTCGATACGAGCGACGAATGGATCGTCGAGCGCACCGGCATCCGCTTTCGCCATATCGCCGAGCCCGACGAGACGACCGCGACGCTCGGGGCCGATGCGGCGCGGCAGGCGCTCGCCGCCGCGGGGCTCGAACCCGCCGACATCGGGCTGATCATCGTCGCGACCGCGACCCCCGACAATACGTTTCCGGCGAGCGCCACGAAAGTGCAGGCGCTGCTGGGCGCGCCCGATTGCATCGCCTTCGACGTCGCCGCGGTCTGCTCGGGCTTTCTCTATGCCGTGTCGGTCGCCGATTCGATGCTGCGCACCGGGGCGGCGAAACATGCGCTGGTGATCGGCAGCGAGACGTTCAGCCGCATCCTCGACTGGGAGGACCGCACGACCTGCGTGCTGTTCGGCGACGGCGCGGGCGCGGTGGTGTTGTCGGCCGAAGAGGTCGCCGACGACCGCGGCATCCTCGCGACGCGGCTCCATGCCGAGGGCAAATATTCGGACATGCTCTATGTCGACGGCGGGCCTTCGACGACGGGGACGGTCGGCCATGTCCGGATGCAGGGGCGTGAAGTGTTCCGCCATGCCGTCACCAACCTGGCATCGGTATTGGCCGAGGTGATGGAAGAGATCGGGCTGTCGGCCGAAGAGATCGACTGGGTCGTGCCGCACCAGGCGAACAAGCGGATCATCGACGCGACCGCGAAAAAGCTGGGCCTGCCCGCCGAGCGCGTCGTGTTGACGGTCGACCAGCATGCCAACACCTCGGCCGCGTCGGTGCCGCTCGCGCTCGACCTCGCGGTGCGTGACGGGCGGATCAAGCGCGGCGATCTGGTGGTGCTCGAAGCGATGGGCGGCGGCTTCACCTGGGGCGCGGCGGTGCTGCGGGTATAG
- a CDS encoding histidine phosphatase family protein, giving the protein MKTLTILRHAKSGWDVAVERDFDRPINKRGARGAELIGQWLKRRKLPVDRIIASPAVRVTETLDIFQPAAGLDALEPHWDRRIYLASAATLIDVIRDTGCDARHLLISGHNPGLEDLILMLVPESAGDELRAKVEEKLPTSALARLDLDIADWHDLDTGMARFADFIRPRDLDPALAPAMDDD; this is encoded by the coding sequence TTGAAGACTTTGACCATCCTGCGCCACGCCAAATCGGGTTGGGACGTGGCCGTCGAACGCGATTTCGACCGTCCGATCAACAAGCGCGGCGCGCGCGGCGCCGAACTGATCGGCCAATGGCTGAAACGGCGCAAACTGCCGGTCGACCGCATCATCGCCTCGCCCGCGGTCCGCGTCACCGAAACGCTCGACATCTTCCAGCCCGCCGCCGGCCTCGACGCACTCGAACCGCATTGGGACCGCCGCATCTATCTCGCCTCCGCCGCGACGCTGATCGACGTGATCCGCGACACCGGCTGCGATGCGCGGCACCTGCTGATCTCGGGCCACAACCCCGGCCTCGAGGATCTGATCCTGATGCTCGTTCCCGAATCGGCGGGCGACGAGCTGCGCGCCAAGGTGGAGGAAAAGCTGCCGACCTCGGCGCTCGCGCGGCTCGACCTCGACATCGCCGACTGGCACGATCTCGACACCGGCATGGCGCGCTTCGCCGACTTCATCCGCCCCCGCGACCTCGACCCCGCCCTCGCCCCCGCGATGGACGACGATTGA